In Nicotiana tabacum cultivar K326 chromosome 19, ASM71507v2, whole genome shotgun sequence, one DNA window encodes the following:
- the LOC107814361 gene encoding sugar transporter ERD6-like 5 isoform X2 — MIGYSSPSQSGIMADLGLSIADYSAFGAILTLGGTIGALVSGAIADMVGRRITMWIMDLCFILGWLSIIFATSAWWLDVGRFLMGIGAGVFLYVAPIYIAEISPQSIRGACTAAITFMAYFGISVMFLIGNILTWRPLAIVGIIPSLVQLLGIFFIPESPRWLATIGLDKEVEASLKYLRGKNVDISSEAAEIKDNVESLQKLSGSRYLDMFNRKYAHSLIVGFGVVILLQSGGTDAIASFASSIFKKAGSSVSFATATMGLIQLPFAATGILLLDATGRRPVLMVASAGTCLGNFLVGVGFLCKDYDQMKQLSATLVVTGILVFSIFYSMGVGGAAMTIISEIFPMNIKGSAGSLAIVCNWFTSWIVTYAFNFLFERSPSGVFFIFTIFSGLMIPFVAKIVPETKGRTLEEIQASMTLLN; from the exons ATG ATTGGCTACTCTTCTCCTTCCCAGTCAGGTATCATGGCTGACCTGGGATTGTCCATTGCAGAT TATTCAGCATTTGGAGCGATTCTGACACTTGGTGGAACTATAGGTGCCTTAGTGAGTGGAGCTATTGCGGATATGGTTGGGCGAAGAATA ACAATGTGGATCATGGATCTCTGTTTCATCTTAGGATGGCTTTCCATAATCTTCGCAACG AGTGCCTGGTGGCTTGATGTTGGAAGATTTCTAATGGGAATTGGAGCGGGAGTTTTCCTTTATGTG GCTCCTATATACATTGCAGAAATCTCTCCACAAAGTATTCGAGGGGCATGCACAGCTGCCATCACG TTCATGGCATATTTTGGCATTTCAGTGATGTTTCTAATCGGGAATATCCTAACTTGGCGTCCCTTGGCTATAGTAG GAATTATACCCTCTTTGGTGCAGTTACTAGGCATATTTTTCATACCAGAGTCTCCGAGATGGTTG GCCACGATTGGCCTGGACAAAGAAGTAGAAGCATCTCTAAAGTATCTGAGAGGAAAAAATGTTGATATTTCTTCAGAAGCAGCTGAAATTAAG GACAATGTGGAGTCCCTTCAGAAGCTCTCAGGATCAAGATATCTGGATATGTTCAATCGTAAATATGCTCATTCACTCATT GTTGGATTCGGAGTAGTGATTTTGTTGCAGTCTGGAGGAACTGATGCCATTGCATCTTTCGCTAGTTCAATTTTCAAAAAAGCTG GTTCCTCGGTTAGTTTTGCAACTGCAACAATGGGACTTATCCAG CTTCCATTTGCTGCTACAGGCATATTATTACTAGATGCTACTGGAAGACGGCCAGTTCTGATG GTTGCTTCGGCTGGGACATGCTTAGGAAACTTTCTTGTAGGTGTAGGCTTTTTGTGTAAG GATTATGATCAAATGAAGCAGCTTTCTGCCACATTGGTGGTAACTGGCATACTG GTATTCAGTATATTTTACTCAAtgggtgtgggtggtgcagctaTGACAATTATTTCAGAG ATATTTCCTATGAACATAAAGGGATCAGCTGGAAGTCTTGCAATTGTATGCAACTGGTTTACTTCTTGGATTGTCACATATGCTTTTAACTTCTTATTTGAACGGAGTCCTTCAG GTGTATTTTTCATATTCACAATATTTTCCGGGTTGATGATTCCATTTGTTGCAAAGATAGTACCAGAGACGAAAGGTCGGACACTTGAGGAAATTCAGGCATCCATGACATTGCTTAACTGA
- the LOC107814361 gene encoding sugar transporter ERD6-like 5 isoform X3, which yields MADLGLSIADYSAFGAILTLGGTIGALVSGAIADMVGRRITMWIMDLCFILGWLSIIFATSAWWLDVGRFLMGIGAGVFLYVAPIYIAEISPQSIRGACTAAITFMAYFGISVMFLIGNILTWRPLAIVGIIPSLVQLLGIFFIPESPRWLATIGLDKEVEASLKYLRGKNVDISSEAAEIKDNVESLQKLSGSRYLDMFNRKYAHSLIVGFGVVILLQSGGTDAIASFASSIFKKAGSSVSFATATMGLIQLPFAATGILLLDATGRRPVLMVASAGTCLGNFLVGVGFLCKDYDQMKQLSATLVVTGILVFSIFYSMGVGGAAMTIISEIFPMNIKGSAGSLAIVCNWFTSWIVTYAFNFLFERSPSGVFFIFTIFSGLMIPFVAKIVPETKGRTLEEIQASMTLLN from the exons ATGGCTGACCTGGGATTGTCCATTGCAGAT TATTCAGCATTTGGAGCGATTCTGACACTTGGTGGAACTATAGGTGCCTTAGTGAGTGGAGCTATTGCGGATATGGTTGGGCGAAGAATA ACAATGTGGATCATGGATCTCTGTTTCATCTTAGGATGGCTTTCCATAATCTTCGCAACG AGTGCCTGGTGGCTTGATGTTGGAAGATTTCTAATGGGAATTGGAGCGGGAGTTTTCCTTTATGTG GCTCCTATATACATTGCAGAAATCTCTCCACAAAGTATTCGAGGGGCATGCACAGCTGCCATCACG TTCATGGCATATTTTGGCATTTCAGTGATGTTTCTAATCGGGAATATCCTAACTTGGCGTCCCTTGGCTATAGTAG GAATTATACCCTCTTTGGTGCAGTTACTAGGCATATTTTTCATACCAGAGTCTCCGAGATGGTTG GCCACGATTGGCCTGGACAAAGAAGTAGAAGCATCTCTAAAGTATCTGAGAGGAAAAAATGTTGATATTTCTTCAGAAGCAGCTGAAATTAAG GACAATGTGGAGTCCCTTCAGAAGCTCTCAGGATCAAGATATCTGGATATGTTCAATCGTAAATATGCTCATTCACTCATT GTTGGATTCGGAGTAGTGATTTTGTTGCAGTCTGGAGGAACTGATGCCATTGCATCTTTCGCTAGTTCAATTTTCAAAAAAGCTG GTTCCTCGGTTAGTTTTGCAACTGCAACAATGGGACTTATCCAG CTTCCATTTGCTGCTACAGGCATATTATTACTAGATGCTACTGGAAGACGGCCAGTTCTGATG GTTGCTTCGGCTGGGACATGCTTAGGAAACTTTCTTGTAGGTGTAGGCTTTTTGTGTAAG GATTATGATCAAATGAAGCAGCTTTCTGCCACATTGGTGGTAACTGGCATACTG GTATTCAGTATATTTTACTCAAtgggtgtgggtggtgcagctaTGACAATTATTTCAGAG ATATTTCCTATGAACATAAAGGGATCAGCTGGAAGTCTTGCAATTGTATGCAACTGGTTTACTTCTTGGATTGTCACATATGCTTTTAACTTCTTATTTGAACGGAGTCCTTCAG GTGTATTTTTCATATTCACAATATTTTCCGGGTTGATGATTCCATTTGTTGCAAAGATAGTACCAGAGACGAAAGGTCGGACACTTGAGGAAATTCAGGCATCCATGACATTGCTTAACTGA
- the LOC107814361 gene encoding sugar transporter ERD6-like 5 isoform X1 — protein sequence MEEQLLPTEENKFSVGTSCSTTVVLSTCVVVCGSLAYGFAIGYSSPSQSGIMADLGLSIADYSAFGAILTLGGTIGALVSGAIADMVGRRITMWIMDLCFILGWLSIIFATSAWWLDVGRFLMGIGAGVFLYVAPIYIAEISPQSIRGACTAAITFMAYFGISVMFLIGNILTWRPLAIVGIIPSLVQLLGIFFIPESPRWLATIGLDKEVEASLKYLRGKNVDISSEAAEIKDNVESLQKLSGSRYLDMFNRKYAHSLIVGFGVVILLQSGGTDAIASFASSIFKKAGSSVSFATATMGLIQLPFAATGILLLDATGRRPVLMVASAGTCLGNFLVGVGFLCKDYDQMKQLSATLVVTGILVFSIFYSMGVGGAAMTIISEIFPMNIKGSAGSLAIVCNWFTSWIVTYAFNFLFERSPSGVFFIFTIFSGLMIPFVAKIVPETKGRTLEEIQASMTLLN from the exons ATGGAAGAACAACTTTTACCAACTGAAGAAAACAAATTCTCAGTTGGCACCTCCTGCTCGACAACAGTTGTTCTAAGCACTTGTGTTGTTGTGTGTGGTTCCTTGGCTTATGGATTTGCT ATTGGCTACTCTTCTCCTTCCCAGTCAGGTATCATGGCTGACCTGGGATTGTCCATTGCAGAT TATTCAGCATTTGGAGCGATTCTGACACTTGGTGGAACTATAGGTGCCTTAGTGAGTGGAGCTATTGCGGATATGGTTGGGCGAAGAATA ACAATGTGGATCATGGATCTCTGTTTCATCTTAGGATGGCTTTCCATAATCTTCGCAACG AGTGCCTGGTGGCTTGATGTTGGAAGATTTCTAATGGGAATTGGAGCGGGAGTTTTCCTTTATGTG GCTCCTATATACATTGCAGAAATCTCTCCACAAAGTATTCGAGGGGCATGCACAGCTGCCATCACG TTCATGGCATATTTTGGCATTTCAGTGATGTTTCTAATCGGGAATATCCTAACTTGGCGTCCCTTGGCTATAGTAG GAATTATACCCTCTTTGGTGCAGTTACTAGGCATATTTTTCATACCAGAGTCTCCGAGATGGTTG GCCACGATTGGCCTGGACAAAGAAGTAGAAGCATCTCTAAAGTATCTGAGAGGAAAAAATGTTGATATTTCTTCAGAAGCAGCTGAAATTAAG GACAATGTGGAGTCCCTTCAGAAGCTCTCAGGATCAAGATATCTGGATATGTTCAATCGTAAATATGCTCATTCACTCATT GTTGGATTCGGAGTAGTGATTTTGTTGCAGTCTGGAGGAACTGATGCCATTGCATCTTTCGCTAGTTCAATTTTCAAAAAAGCTG GTTCCTCGGTTAGTTTTGCAACTGCAACAATGGGACTTATCCAG CTTCCATTTGCTGCTACAGGCATATTATTACTAGATGCTACTGGAAGACGGCCAGTTCTGATG GTTGCTTCGGCTGGGACATGCTTAGGAAACTTTCTTGTAGGTGTAGGCTTTTTGTGTAAG GATTATGATCAAATGAAGCAGCTTTCTGCCACATTGGTGGTAACTGGCATACTG GTATTCAGTATATTTTACTCAAtgggtgtgggtggtgcagctaTGACAATTATTTCAGAG ATATTTCCTATGAACATAAAGGGATCAGCTGGAAGTCTTGCAATTGTATGCAACTGGTTTACTTCTTGGATTGTCACATATGCTTTTAACTTCTTATTTGAACGGAGTCCTTCAG GTGTATTTTTCATATTCACAATATTTTCCGGGTTGATGATTCCATTTGTTGCAAAGATAGTACCAGAGACGAAAGGTCGGACACTTGAGGAAATTCAGGCATCCATGACATTGCTTAACTGA